A window of Elusimicrobiota bacterium genomic DNA:
GGCAAGGTAAATGTTTTGCAGGTGCCGCAACATGGCAAGAAAATGCCCAGTAAGCAATTATTGAATCAACTCAACCCTGAAGCTTTGATAGTCTCTTCCGATAAATCAATCGCAAATGTTTATTCCACAGCTGCTTCCGGTGCAATCGAGATTGTGAGTGATGGAAAAAAGTATAAAGTAAGTGGGTTTCTTAAGCAATAGCGAGATGAAAGTTTTAATTCTTTATTCATTGCATTATTGAAGACGGATTTTCCAATGTTTCTTTTAACTTAGCTAAAAATTTGGCGCCATAAGCGCCATCTACAACACGATGGTCTAAAGAAATATTAACTTTCATCAGCCAGCAAGCAACTATTTTCCCTTCCCGTACCTGCGGAACTTCTTTAATTTTACCCACAGCCAGAATACCCACCTGTGGCGGATTAATTATTGCAGTAAATTGGTCAATACCATACATTCCAAGATTGGAAATAGTGAAAGTACCGCCAGAAAAATCTTTTTCATCAAATTTACCTGTTTTTCCTTTTGCTTGTAAGTTTTTTATTTCATCAGCAAGCTCAAAAAGAGCTTTCTTGTTCGGTTCTTTTATTACCGGAACCATAAGTTTATCGTCTATCATCATGGCAATGCCGATATTGATTTTTTTATGCATTTTTATTTTTTCAGCTTCAAAAGTGGAATTGATTAACGGAAAACTTTCCAAAACTTTAGCCGCCGCTTTTACTACCACATCATTATAAGAATATTTTTTATCCGACCCCTCGCGCAGTTTAACAATATTATCCAGAGCTATCTCTATCTGAAGATAATAATGCGGGGCATCGTGCTTGCTCTGTGAAAGACGCTGAGCAATTGTCTTACGGATACCTGTCAATGGGACTATTTCAACATCACTTTCTGCGCCGACTGCTGATTTTTGACTGCTTTCTGCGTCAATTACATCTTTTTCAATGATTCTACCGCCGGGCCCTGTGCCTTTTATTTTGGAAAGGTCGATATCTTTTTCCTTAGCAAGTTTTTTCGCTACCGGTGAAGCTTTTGTCTCTTTTTCATTCTCTGGTTTCTGTTCTACGCTTCCTGTTTCTTTCGGTATTTCTTCATCCATTGTATCAGCAACATAAGCCACCGTTTGAATTACTGGTATTTTTCTTTCATTATCCGCCGGAAAAATAATTTTTTTTATAAAACCGCTTGCCGGCGATTCTGCTTCAAATGTCGCTTTATCAGTGGTCACTTCAAATAACGCTTCACCTTTCTCAACCTTTTCACCTTCCTGCTTTAGCCATTTAGTAAGTATCCCGTCTTCCATTGTTTCACCAAGTTTCGGCATTACAAGCTTTGTAATCATTAAATTAGCTCCTTTACTGCTTTAATGATATCTTCTTTCTGAGGCACTGCCAATTTCTCCAGATTTGGCGCCTTTGGCATAGGCACGTCTGCACCGCATAATCTTTTTATTGGTGCATCAAGGTAATCAAACCCTTCCTCCATTATTTTCATGCCTATTTCTGCACCTACTCCTCCTGTCTTACACGCTTCATGTACAATTAACACCTTATGCGTTTTTTTGACTGACTCCAATATAGTATCGGTATCAAGCGGCAATAATGTTCTCGGGTCAATGACCTCGCAACTTATTCCTTCTTTTTGCAGTTCTTCCGCAGCTTCCAATGACCTGAGCAATGACCTTGAATATGCGATAACCGTAATATCTTTCCCCTCTTTTTTTACATCTGCTTTACCTATCGGTACAGTATATTCAGTTTCTGGAATTAATCCCTTTGTATTGTAAAGCATTTTGTGTTCAATGTACATTACTGGATTATCTTCCCTGATTGCTGATTTCAGTAATCCTTTTGCATCATACGGCGTAGCTGGCATAACTACTTTTATTCCCGGAATATGAACAAACCAGGCCTCAAGACTCTGGGAATGATGAGCACCCAAAGTCCTGCCGGCGCCTCCTTCAGTCCGGACAACCAGGGGCACCTTGCATTTTCCGCCGAACATATATCTGATCTTTGCTACCTGGTTATTTAACTGGTCCATGGCAATTCCCATAAAATCCACATACATTATTTCAACCACAGGTCTGGTTCCGGTAAGCGCGGCACCCAAGCCGGCACCGACTATCGCGGCTTCTGAAATTGCAGTATCCCTTACTCTTTCTTCGCCGAATTTCTCGTATAATCCGCGGGTCACGCCGTATGCTCCGCCGTAAATTGCGACATCTTCTCCCATGACAAACACCGACGGGTCCCTTTTCATCTCCTCTTCCAGCGCTTCATTTATCGCTTTCCAATACTGCACTTCATGCATATTTTTCCCTCTCAGGATATTCATCCTGACCGGGAGTTAATCTCCCGGCTCTTTTTAAATATTTTTATTTGCGCTCGCCTCAGCGAGAGGGCTGAATTTTATGAAGCCCTCTAAACATATAAATCTTCATACAATGCTTCTGGTTCTGGTAAGGGACTTTCAATAGCAAATTTTGTTGCTTCCTCTATCTCTTTATTTACTTCTTTTTCAATAGCATCAATTTCTTCCCGGGTAAGAATTTTTGCCTGTTCCAATTTTCTTGAAAAACTTAAAATACAATCCTTTTCTTTCCAGAATTTCTCCTCTTCTTTTGTCCTGTATACTCTTGGATCACTTCTTGAATGGCCATAATACCTATAAGTACTACAAACAATTAATGACGGCCCTTTGCCTTCGCGGGCATATTTTGCGTACTTTGAAACAACATCCTTCACTGCCAATATATCCATACCGTCAACATGTTCTGAAGGCATAGCATAAGGGACTGCTTTTTTTGCTAAATCTTCAACTGCTGACGCTCTTTTGACTGAAACACTCATACCATATAAATTATTTTCACAAATATAAATCACAGGTAATTTCCACACACCAGCCATATTTAGTGATTCATGAAATATACCCTGATTAGTTGCGCCGTCACCAAAAAAACACAATACTACTTGATTTGTCTTGCGGATTTTAATCGACAAACCAGCGCCAGTTGCCATCCCAAACCCGCCGCCGACAACTCCATTGGCACCTAAATTACCAGTAGATACATCGGCAAGATGAAGTGAACCGCCTTTACCTTTACAACATCCTGTTTTTTTACCGAGTATCTCCGCCATAAGTTCCGGTAATTTCCCGCCTTTGGCAATACAATGTCCGTGTCCGCGATGAGTAGAAGTTATCAGGTCCTCCGGATTAATTGCTGCCATTGAACCGACAGCCACTGCTTCTTCGCCGGCATAAAGGTGAGAACCTCCTTCAGCAATATTTTTTGCCAATAAGTCCATAATTTTATCTTCGAACTGTCTTATCTCCATCATCTGTCGCAGGTGCTTTACTGCTTCTTTTTTTGTTATTTTGATTTCTGGCATTCCGTCCTCCGTTATAAATAATTTATTTTTTTTAAATAGGAATAGAGGTTATTTTTAACCTGCCATTCTTTAATAATATCAAACGCCTTACCGGTTAAAACTAAAATTTCTTGTTTCATTTTTTCATCGTCAACATCTTTCCACAAGTTCTCAAGAACCGAAAGAGCTTGCGATTTATCAGGTGAAGACAATAAAAGCCCTGCAGCAACACCGATAATATATCTCTTGGGAACAACACCTGCTGCAAGCGAATTGCGAATTACGCCGATAAACCGGTCATTCCATGAAAGTTTTCTATCCGGGTCGCGGATTATCCTGTCTATTGAATCGTATAAAAACGGATTAATTATCCGCTGACATAATTGAACAACGAACGCTTCATAACCCTTAGGCGTTGCATCTTCTTCCTTTGTATAGCTATATTTCTTTTTAAACCAGAATCCGGTTTCTTCCCGTAATGCATCAACACCTATATAACCAAAATCAGGGTCTCCTGCATAATCAGACATGTAAATGTAACCTTTTAATTTTCCGACAAATCCCAAAAGTGCGTGAACTGCATTATGACCGAAAAGTTTCTGTTCTTCATAGATGTTAATATGGTTTGTCGCGAAAAATCTTTTAAACCCGGTTTCATAATGATACTTTTTAGAAAATTTGCATTTTTCGATTATTATTTTGTCAAAGTCCTCTACAAGGAACGCCTCTTTACCGGCTTCGGTTAATAGTGCAAGCTTGTGCCTTTTTATAAACTCCGGGGCACTGTGGAAACCACCCATTCTTGCGATGACTGTATCCGAAAATTTTACCCAGGAAGGTATTTTGCCTGAAGGAAAAACAAGTTTTTTAAGCAGTACTGCCGCTTCAATTTGGTTTTCAGAAGCATAAACTATTACCGGACTGGTTTCTTTTTTCCGGGCAAGCCCTTCCTTTAATAGCTGGGCAACACCGCCTTTTTCATAAAGCGATGCGCTCGGCACTGCAGTAACAATATCGTTTGCGTCTTCGATATAATCAAGAATTTTCTTGCGCTCTTCAGGATTAGTTGGATTGTATATTTGTACGGGACCCACTGTTACAGGTACTATTCTGTCAAAATATGCGATGTTTAAGGAGTAATAATTATTATTATTTCTTATAGCCCGAACTTTTGCATCATCCACTTCAGCAATAACAACTTTCAATCCTGCAAGGTTTGCATAATATCCCCACAAACCCAGTTGAATTGCACCGCCCCCGATACCAACAAATATTTTTTGTTCTTTCATTTCAGGTTCTTCTCTAAAAATTCAGCTTCTTTTTCTCTTGTCCATTCATCTTTCACTTCTAACGGTTTATCTGCTTTTGCATGAGGATAAACTATTGCCTTACCATCAATTTTAGCCTGGTTGACAAGATTCAAAAATTCAACAGCATTATTAAGATCACCAACTAACTTAATATAAGTACCAACCTGCAAATCCCCGCTATTAATCATGTTAAGGGTTTTTACAGTATCTCCCCAGTTGCCCCCGCTTGAACCGGTAATTATTGATTCATCATAATGGACTTTGCGCATATCAACCGGAATAATTGCATCTTCTATTTTCAACCCGCCGAAAGAATTAACCACGCTCCCCTTGCCTGTAATTTTCAGCGCTTCTTTCTGCGCAATACCTGAACCGCTAGCTTCAATTATATCATCTCCGTAGTTCTGTCCACTGATTTTCTGGATGACATTTTTTGTATCATCTTTACCTGCAACTACACAGTGAAGATCAATGCCTTTTTTCTTTGCGCGGGGCGTAATATATTTTTCAATCCACTGAAACCTATCCTCCCTGATATCAAGAACAATTATTTTTCTGGGTGAATAACTGAGCGCTGACTCAATATGAAAACGACCCATAACTCCTGCGCCGAAAATTACAGTTACCCCGCCTTTGAGTAACCCTTTCATCGGAACCCGGTTGCCTGTTTCGGCATTGAAGGTCAGGTGCACGTGGTGGTCCTGCGATGAAACCACACATGAGAGCGGTTCGGAAAGCGAAACTTCGTAATAACCCATACTTTGCGAAGGTATTTTTAAAAGGCAGTTTGCTTCAAGAACTTCTTCCTGAACAAGCATATACTGGCTAAGATGTCCGCCGAGCGTATAACCCACTGCAGTTTTCTTCATAGCTTCCACATTGCGGTAACGTTCCCTGTGGTTGATAGGTGGACAGTCCACTGCCGGTTGAATACAAAGTCTTTCTCCAACTTTATATTTCTTAACCAGATTTTTACCCACCTTAACTGCGGTAACTGAACCCTCATCGCCGGGAGTTATCGGATATTTTTCAATATCCCAGCCATTAACAAATGTATGTTCCGGCCCCTGGCTAAGAAGTTTCATGGTTGACGGACATATAGTACACGCATCTACACGCACAAGTAGCTGGTTATCGTTTGGCTGGGGAATATCAACTTCTCCTAATTTAAGATTTTCAAGCCCAGTTTGTGACATTAAAACTGCTTTCATTTTTTTTGGAATTATTATGTTCTCTTCAATATTTCCGTATATCTGAAATTTGTTCTGCATTTCCGCATCCTCCTAAACTATAGATAAACAAATTTTGGGCCTGTATTTTCAAACTTTCTTTTGATTTTAGCATCTACCCCTGAATCAGAAATAACCATATCTATTTTTGATAGTGGCGCAACATGAGCAAATGAAACTATGCCAAGCTTGCTGTGATCTGTAACAACTATTTTTTCTCGTGAAATTTCAAGAAATATCTTTTTCATTGAAGCCTCTTCTCCATAGATCTCGGTTAATCCTTTTTCCCAGTGAATTCCAGTCGTTCCAAGAAAAACTTTATCTGCATTGAATTTTTTTATATCTTCTACGGCTGACGGCCCGTATATTGAAAAAGTTTCAGGCAGAATATACCCGCCAATCAAAATATGCCGTATGTCTTTATTTGATGAAAGTTCAACCGCAGCTTTCAGAGAATTAGTTATAACAGTAATGTTTTTTCTGTTTTTTAAAAGAGAAGCAATCCAATAATTAGTTGTTCCTGTATCAAGAATAATTACATCCTTTTCTTTTATCATAGATACAGCATACTTTGCAATTTGTATTTTTTCTTGATGAAATTTTTTTAGCCTTTTTTCAAAAGATATTTCTTCTAATACTCTATCTTTTGCTATAGCGCCGCCATGTGACCTGCGTATCATGCCCTTTCTATTAAGTTCTGTCAGATCACGCCTAATAGTAGGAATAGACACATTAAGCTCTTTTGCCAGGCTGTGTATTGTAACCCTTCCTTTGTCACTGATGAATTGCGTTATTAGATTTTGTCTTTCTTCTTGAAATAATCTCATAAGAGTTATTTTGATTGATATTGATTGTTTATGATTGATTTTATCATATAAATTATAATTTGTCAATAGGGTTTTTTAACCTATTATTTGCGAAAACAGGGCTTTTCCTTTAATTTGGTCTCCGGAGTTTATAGGGGTTCAGCGAAGGGGGAGCCAATGGAGGACGCGCTGGATTTTTTTATCCCAATAACCCCATTCATGCGTTCCGGGCTCTTCTTCATAGGTATAATCAAGAGGGAGGCGCTTGCAGTGATCGCGGAATTTTTTATTATCTTCATAAAGGAAATCTTTAGTTCCGCAGCATTGGTAAAGTTTTGGCTTGGGTCCTTTAGATTTCGCTAATTTATCCGCCAGAAAGAAAAGATTACTATTACTTTTTTTAAAATTCGGCCTGACACCGAAAACATTTGTCATGTCCTCTTTACTAATTCGAGCGCCTATTTTCTCAACATCCATAGATCCGGAAAGGCTGGCTGCAGCGGCGAACTTATCCGGGAAATTAAGAGCGAGCTTAAACGCTCCGTAGCCGCCCATAGAAATGCCTGCCGCAAAGTTTTCATTCCGTTTTACCGATAAAGGGAATAATGACCTGGCAATTTTTGGCAATTCCTCGCTGATGAATGTCCAATATTTCGCGCCATGAGCCATATCGGTATAAAAACTCCTGTTGACAGCCGGCATCACCACGGCAAGCCCCAGAGATTCTACATAACGCTCAATAGAAGTCCTTCTTGTCCAAGCTGTATGGTCATCAGATAATCCATGGAGGAGATAAAGTGCCGGGTGCTTTTTTGTCGTTTGCGGCAGTATAACGTACATGGACGTGGAAATTTGTAAAACTTCTGAAAAAAAACCACAATGAATTAGCGCCATTTTAAAGTTTCTCCTTATAACTATTTGCATTTGAAAAAAATATAAGTTTTTTCATATGATATAATAGGGATTTAGATCATATGCAATATGAATCCCTGT
This region includes:
- a CDS encoding 2-oxo acid dehydrogenase subunit E2, yielding MITKLVMPKLGETMEDGILTKWLKQEGEKVEKGEALFEVTTDKATFEAESPASGFIKKIIFPADNERKIPVIQTVAYVADTMDEEIPKETGSVEQKPENEKETKASPVAKKLAKEKDIDLSKIKGTGPGGRIIEKDVIDAESSQKSAVGAESDVEIVPLTGIRKTIAQRLSQSKHDAPHYYLQIEIALDNIVKLREGSDKKYSYNDVVVKAAAKVLESFPLINSTFEAEKIKMHKKINIGIAMMIDDKLMVPVIKEPNKKALFELADEIKNLQAKGKTGKFDEKDFSGGTFTISNLGMYGIDQFTAIINPPQVGILAVGKIKEVPQVREGKIVACWLMKVNISLDHRVVDGAYGAKFLAKLKETLENPSSIMQ
- a CDS encoding alpha-ketoacid dehydrogenase subunit beta, with translation MHEVQYWKAINEALEEEMKRDPSVFVMGEDVAIYGGAYGVTRGLYEKFGEERVRDTAISEAAIVGAGLGAALTGTRPVVEIMYVDFMGIAMDQLNNQVAKIRYMFGGKCKVPLVVRTEGGAGRTLGAHHSQSLEAWFVHIPGIKVVMPATPYDAKGLLKSAIREDNPVMYIEHKMLYNTKGLIPETEYTVPIGKADVKKEGKDITVIAYSRSLLRSLEAAEELQKEGISCEVIDPRTLLPLDTDTILESVKKTHKVLIVHEACKTGGVGAEIGMKIMEEGFDYLDAPIKRLCGADVPMPKAPNLEKLAVPQKEDIIKAVKELI
- a CDS encoding thiamine pyrophosphate-dependent dehydrogenase E1 component subunit alpha, with translation MMEIRQFEDKIMDLLAKNIAEGGSHLYAGEEAVAVGSMAAINPEDLITSTHRGHGHCIAKGGKLPELMAEILGKKTGCCKGKGGSLHLADVSTGNLGANGVVGGGFGMATGAGLSIKIRKTNQVVLCFFGDGATNQGIFHESLNMAGVWKLPVIYICENNLYGMSVSVKRASAVEDLAKKAVPYAMPSEHVDGMDILAVKDVVSKYAKYAREGKGPSLIVCSTYRYYGHSRSDPRVYRTKEEEKFWKEKDCILSFSRKLEQAKILTREEIDAIEKEVNKEIEEATKFAIESPLPEPEALYEDLYV
- a CDS encoding alcohol dehydrogenase catalytic domain-containing protein: MQNKFQIYGNIEENIIIPKKMKAVLMSQTGLENLKLGEVDIPQPNDNQLLVRVDACTICPSTMKLLSQGPEHTFVNGWDIEKYPITPGDEGSVTAVKVGKNLVKKYKVGERLCIQPAVDCPPINHRERYRNVEAMKKTAVGYTLGGHLSQYMLVQEEVLEANCLLKIPSQSMGYYEVSLSEPLSCVVSSQDHHVHLTFNAETGNRVPMKGLLKGGVTVIFGAGVMGRFHIESALSYSPRKIIVLDIREDRFQWIEKYITPRAKKKGIDLHCVVAGKDDTKNVIQKISGQNYGDDIIEASGSGIAQKEALKITGKGSVVNSFGGLKIEDAIIPVDMRKVHYDESIITGSSGGNWGDTVKTLNMINSGDLQVGTYIKLVGDLNNAVEFLNLVNQAKIDGKAIVYPHAKADKPLEVKDEWTREKEAEFLEKNLK
- a CDS encoding DeoR/GlpR family DNA-binding transcription regulator, whose product is MRLFQEERQNLITQFISDKGRVTIHSLAKELNVSIPTIRRDLTELNRKGMIRRSHGGAIAKDRVLEEISFEKRLKKFHQEKIQIAKYAVSMIKEKDVIILDTGTTNYWIASLLKNRKNITVITNSLKAAVELSSNKDIRHILIGGYILPETFSIYGPSAVEDIKKFNADKVFLGTTGIHWEKGLTEIYGEEASMKKIFLEISREKIVVTDHSKLGIVSFAHVAPLSKIDMVISDSGVDAKIKRKFENTGPKFVYL
- a CDS encoding esterase family protein, with the translated sequence MALIHCGFFSEVLQISTSMYVILPQTTKKHPALYLLHGLSDDHTAWTRRTSIERYVESLGLAVVMPAVNRSFYTDMAHGAKYWTFISEELPKIARSLFPLSVKRNENFAAGISMGGYGAFKLALNFPDKFAAAASLSGSMDVEKIGARISKEDMTNVFGVRPNFKKSNSNLFFLADKLAKSKGPKPKLYQCCGTKDFLYEDNKKFRDHCKRLPLDYTYEEEPGTHEWGYWDKKIQRVLHWLPLR